The Vicinamibacterales bacterium genome contains a region encoding:
- the coaD gene encoding pantetheine-phosphate adenylyltransferase, with translation MSANGTAGPRLAVYPGSFDPITNGHVDIIERGLRVFDRVVVAVLRNESKAPLFSVADRVAMIRAVFGPREGLEVEAFDGLLVDYAASRGAAVIVKGLRSVGDYEYESQMALMNRRLRSDIETMFLMPAEPYAYTSSRLIKEVCRLGGDIRGLVPPLVEERLRRTFAMAQDPESAPRLA, from the coding sequence ATGAGCGCGAACGGCACGGCGGGCCCGCGGCTGGCCGTCTACCCCGGGTCCTTCGACCCCATCACGAACGGCCACGTGGACATCATCGAACGCGGACTGCGCGTCTTCGACCGCGTCGTGGTCGCCGTCCTCAGGAACGAGTCGAAGGCGCCGCTCTTCAGCGTCGCCGATCGGGTCGCCATGATCCGGGCCGTCTTCGGCCCGCGGGAGGGCCTCGAGGTGGAGGCCTTCGATGGTCTGCTCGTGGACTACGCCGCGAGCCGCGGCGCGGCCGTCATCGTGAAGGGTCTGCGCAGCGTCGGCGACTACGAGTACGAGTCGCAGATGGCGCTCATGAACCGGCGCCTCCGGAGCGACATCGAGACCATGTTCCTGATGCCGGCGGAGCCGTATGCGTACACGAGCTCGCGGTTGATCAAGGAAGTGTGCCGGCTCGGGGGCGACATCCGCGGACTCGTGCCCCCGCTGGTCGAAGAACGGCTGCGCCGCACGTTCGCGATGGCGCAGGACCCCGAGTCCGCGCCGAGGCTCGCATGA
- the recG gene encoding ATP-dependent DNA helicase RecG, which produces MADDPLQTPLQFLKGVGPRKAADLEKAGLRTIEDLLLCFPRRYEDRSRFQPIASLRAGAPAAVFGEILTAGVSPTRRPGFSLFTALVQDESGQVKAVWPNQPYLKDVLKPRQKVVLFGRTEYWGSRGLQLTSPEFEVLTDDGETEPLHTGRIVPIYERTGLVTPNLHRTLVHRALEVLDAPLPDVVPAALAAAQGWPDRRTAFRQAHFPDPETPVDRLNACATPAQQRLVFEDFFVYQTGLALRRRQNALVRKPHVVAIDDGLRERVRRVLPFKLTEGQRAAVRDIVADMQRPWPMQRLLQGDVGSGKTVVAFLAAMVAMENGFQVAVMAPTELLAEQHLRTFEQWTLGTSFRIGLLVGKQTDARRRRLVEEIAAGEVSLVVGTHALVQDPVTFKALSLAVVDEQHRFGVVQRGMLAEKGLHPDVLLMTATPIPRTLALTACGDMDVSLMRDRPPGRRPVRTLVTPETRRDDAYRLIREAVARGRQAYVVYPIIETSEKTDLKAATTMAAHLAADVFPDLRVELLHGRLAADSKEDVMRRFTAGEVHVLVSTTVVEVGVDVPNATVMIVEHAERFGLAQLHQLRGRIGRGTDASTCVLLYAAPWSDEARERLSAMGESDDGFVLAERDLAIRGPGDVFGTRQSGTPWLRAGDPIRDADLLALAHDEARRLVDAGAVPPALADHVARVWQQQFGLVTVG; this is translated from the coding sequence ATGGCCGACGATCCCCTGCAGACGCCGCTGCAGTTCCTGAAGGGCGTCGGTCCGCGGAAGGCCGCCGATCTCGAGAAGGCCGGACTTCGGACGATCGAAGACCTGCTCCTCTGCTTCCCGCGCCGCTACGAGGATCGCAGCCGCTTCCAGCCGATCGCCAGCCTGCGGGCCGGCGCGCCCGCCGCGGTGTTCGGCGAGATCCTGACGGCCGGCGTCTCGCCGACCCGGCGGCCCGGCTTCTCGCTCTTCACCGCGCTCGTCCAGGACGAGAGCGGCCAGGTGAAGGCCGTCTGGCCGAACCAGCCCTATCTCAAGGACGTCCTCAAGCCGAGGCAGAAGGTCGTGCTCTTCGGCCGCACCGAGTACTGGGGCAGCCGCGGCCTGCAGCTCACGTCGCCCGAATTCGAGGTGCTGACCGACGACGGAGAGACCGAGCCCCTGCACACCGGGCGGATCGTGCCCATCTACGAACGCACGGGCCTGGTCACGCCCAACCTGCACCGCACGCTCGTGCACCGGGCGCTCGAGGTGCTCGACGCGCCGCTGCCCGATGTCGTGCCCGCCGCCCTCGCCGCGGCGCAGGGGTGGCCGGACCGGCGCACCGCGTTCCGCCAGGCGCACTTTCCCGATCCGGAGACGCCGGTCGACCGGTTGAACGCGTGCGCCACGCCGGCGCAGCAACGGCTCGTCTTCGAGGACTTCTTCGTCTACCAGACGGGACTCGCGCTCCGGCGCCGCCAGAACGCCCTGGTCCGGAAGCCGCACGTCGTCGCCATCGACGACGGGCTCCGCGAGCGGGTCCGCCGCGTGCTGCCGTTCAAGCTCACCGAGGGCCAGCGTGCGGCCGTGCGAGACATCGTGGCCGACATGCAGCGGCCGTGGCCCATGCAGCGTCTCCTCCAGGGCGACGTGGGATCCGGCAAGACCGTGGTGGCCTTCCTGGCGGCGATGGTCGCGATGGAGAACGGCTTCCAGGTGGCGGTCATGGCGCCCACCGAGCTGCTCGCCGAGCAGCATCTCCGCACGTTCGAGCAGTGGACCTTAGGCACGAGCTTCCGCATCGGCCTCCTCGTCGGCAAGCAGACCGACGCGCGCCGCCGGCGGCTGGTGGAGGAGATCGCGGCCGGGGAGGTGTCGCTGGTCGTCGGCACCCATGCGCTGGTGCAGGATCCGGTCACGTTCAAGGCGCTGTCGCTGGCGGTCGTGGACGAGCAGCACCGGTTCGGCGTCGTGCAGCGGGGGATGCTGGCGGAGAAGGGGCTCCACCCCGACGTGCTGCTCATGACCGCCACGCCGATTCCCCGGACGCTCGCGCTCACGGCCTGCGGCGACATGGACGTCTCGCTCATGCGCGACCGGCCGCCGGGCCGGCGTCCGGTGCGCACCCTCGTCACGCCCGAAACCCGGCGCGACGACGCGTACCGCCTCATCCGCGAGGCGGTCGCCCGCGGCCGCCAGGCGTACGTGGTCTACCCGATCATCGAGACGTCGGAGAAGACCGACCTCAAGGCCGCCACGACGATGGCGGCCCATCTCGCCGCCGACGTGTTTCCGGATCTGCGGGTCGAGCTCCTGCACGGCCGGCTGGCTGCCGACAGCAAGGAGGACGTGATGCGGCGCTTCACGGCGGGCGAGGTGCACGTCCTCGTCAGCACCACCGTCGTCGAGGTGGGCGTGGACGTGCCCAACGCCACCGTGATGATCGTCGAGCACGCCGAACGCTTCGGACTGGCCCAGCTCCACCAGCTGCGCGGCCGGATCGGGCGCGGCACCGACGCCTCGACCTGCGTGCTCCTCTACGCGGCGCCGTGGAGCGACGAGGCGCGCGAGCGCCTGTCGGCGATGGGCGAGTCGGACGACGGCTTCGTCCTGGCCGAACGGGACCTGGCCATCCGCGGCCCCGGCGACGTGTTCGGCACCCGTCAATCGGGCACGCCGTGGCTCAGGGCCGGCGATCCGATCCGCGACGCGGACCTCCTGGCGCTGGCGCACGACGAGGCCCGCCGCCTGGTCGACGCGGGCGCCGTGCCGCCGGCGCTGGCCGATCACGTGGCCCGGGTCTGGCAGCAGCAGTTCGGCCTGGTCACGGTGGGGTGA
- a CDS encoding metallopeptidase family protein: MTRARFRALVAEAIDSIPPRFAEHVRNVAIVIEDEPSPDLLDEMAIDPPDTLLGLYQGTPLPERRWDHGNDLPDRILLFQRPIEEDAADDGDVVGVIGETLIHELGHYFGLSEDEIMAIEERYWRGEGEPGDGERDGSDEGGAA, encoded by the coding sequence GTGACCCGGGCCAGGTTCAGGGCGCTCGTTGCCGAGGCCATCGACTCGATTCCCCCGCGCTTCGCCGAGCACGTCCGCAACGTCGCCATCGTGATCGAGGACGAGCCCTCGCCCGACCTGCTCGACGAGATGGCGATCGATCCGCCCGATACGCTGCTCGGGCTCTACCAGGGCACGCCGCTGCCTGAACGCCGCTGGGATCACGGCAACGATCTGCCGGATCGCATCCTGCTCTTCCAGCGCCCGATCGAGGAGGACGCCGCGGACGACGGCGACGTCGTGGGCGTGATCGGCGAGACGCTGATCCACGAGCTCGGCCACTACTTCGGCCTGAGCGAGGACGAAATCATGGCGATCGAGGAGCGCTACTGGCGGGGCGAGGGCGAACCCGGCGACGGCGAACGCGACGGGTCCGACGAGGGCGGCGCGGCATGA
- a CDS encoding DUF3467 domain-containing protein: MADHKQINFTIVPDDGPGPARQYANFCAVAHTPFDFTLTFCDVQPLSEKEIRDAEHDHVVRAPVRARIVLPVQFVGPLIAALQENLRVYTESTANQGPKGPVH, from the coding sequence ATGGCCGACCACAAGCAGATCAACTTCACGATCGTGCCCGACGACGGGCCCGGTCCCGCCCGGCAGTACGCCAACTTCTGCGCGGTCGCGCACACGCCGTTCGACTTCACGCTCACCTTCTGCGACGTCCAGCCGCTCTCCGAGAAGGAGATCCGCGACGCCGAACACGACCACGTGGTGCGCGCCCCGGTCCGTGCGCGAATCGTGCTCCCCGTGCAGTTCGTCGGGCCGCTCATCGCGGCGCTCCAGGAGAACCTGCGCGTGTACACCGAGTCGACGGCGAACCAGGGGCCCAAGGGGCCCGTGCACTAG
- the nth gene encoding endonuclease III, whose amino-acid sequence MATAAAVRKARALLDAVARHHPGADTELAYGNAFELLVATVLSAQSTDRRVNEVTPGLFARYPTPAALAAAAPADVERIIHATGFFRQKAKAVIGLSAALVEEHGGTVPASMEALVALPGVGRKTANVVLGHALGVPGFPVDRHVLRVGARLGLLHTDDAVKAETALTALVPPEAWTRTSDTLILHGRRICTPTPKCDLCHARTLCPYAVTGTRRARPAAGATRRPARPAARRAPAARARAKR is encoded by the coding sequence GTGGCCACCGCCGCGGCCGTCCGCAAGGCGCGGGCGCTGCTCGACGCCGTCGCCCGGCACCATCCGGGCGCCGACACCGAGCTGGCGTACGGCAACGCCTTCGAACTGCTCGTGGCGACCGTGCTCTCGGCGCAGTCCACGGACCGGCGCGTGAACGAGGTCACGCCGGGGCTCTTCGCCCGCTATCCCACGCCCGCCGCGCTCGCCGCCGCCGCGCCGGCGGACGTGGAGCGCATCATCCACGCCACCGGGTTCTTCCGCCAGAAGGCGAAGGCCGTCATCGGCCTGTCGGCAGCGCTCGTGGAGGAGCATGGCGGAACGGTGCCGGCCTCGATGGAAGCGCTGGTCGCCCTGCCGGGCGTGGGCCGCAAGACCGCCAACGTCGTCCTGGGCCACGCCCTCGGCGTGCCCGGCTTCCCCGTCGATCGCCACGTGCTGCGCGTCGGCGCCCGACTGGGGCTGCTGCACACCGACGACGCCGTGAAGGCCGAAACCGCGCTCACGGCGCTCGTGCCGCCGGAGGCATGGACCCGCACGTCGGACACGCTCATCCTCCACGGGCGGCGCATCTGCACGCCGACGCCGAAGTGCGACCTCTGCCACGCCCGGACGCTCTGCCCCTACGCCGTGACCGGCACGCGGCGGGCACGTCCGGCTGCGGGCGCCACCCGCCGCCCGGCGCGTCCGGCCGCTCGCCGGGCACCGGCCGCGCGCGCCCGGGCGAAGCGGTGA
- a CDS encoding ribonuclease J: MSASWEPSAAPAVEVVALGGLGEFGLNMLAVSCGDTTLLVDAGSMFPEADLPGVDLVVPGLDYLDQRGGRVDALVLTHGHEDHIGAVPYVLPRVEGPVCGTPFTHALLEGKLEEHGQDLGERRRVVLPGDAVAVGPFRIEFIRVTHSMPDCVAVAIHTPQGVLVHTGDFKIDHAPLDRQPTDLARLAALGAEGVLALFADSTNVDRPGVTGSESDVKDAFDEVFATTTGKLVVASFASSIYRMQLVVDLAAQFNRQVAFVGRGMCENSEIAQRLGHLSIPTGMTIKESDVGSLPPGDVVCLVTGSQGEPHAALSRIAIDDHRHVSLEPDDTVVLSARAIPGNEKAIGRVVNHLARRGVEVVTEDTRRIHVSGHGSAEELKLVLSLVRPRYFVPVHGEYRQLARHAKLAREVTASFGRPAEVVLAEDGQRLRFDAAGGRLLDAVPIGRVLIDGTRAGEVDGEMLRDRRHLAADGLVVPVVVMSRHTGAREGVPEIVARGFVPEAEAGDVLADGGAFIASVIDGCSAGERSDEGLLKERIRGEFRRFLKRRTGRRPMVLPVVMEI, from the coding sequence ATGTCCGCGTCATGGGAACCGTCGGCCGCGCCGGCCGTCGAAGTCGTCGCCCTCGGGGGCCTCGGCGAGTTCGGCCTGAACATGCTGGCCGTCTCGTGTGGGGACACGACCCTGCTCGTGGACGCCGGCTCGATGTTCCCCGAGGCGGATCTGCCAGGCGTCGACCTCGTCGTGCCCGGGCTCGACTATCTCGACCAGCGCGGTGGCCGCGTGGACGCGCTGGTGCTGACCCACGGCCACGAGGACCACATCGGCGCGGTGCCCTACGTGCTGCCGCGCGTCGAGGGGCCCGTGTGCGGGACGCCGTTCACGCACGCCCTCCTCGAGGGCAAGCTCGAGGAGCACGGCCAGGACCTCGGCGAGCGGCGTCGGGTGGTCCTGCCCGGCGACGCCGTGGCCGTCGGGCCGTTCCGCATCGAGTTCATCCGCGTCACCCACAGCATGCCGGACTGCGTCGCCGTGGCCATCCACACGCCTCAAGGCGTGCTCGTGCACACGGGCGACTTCAAGATCGATCACGCGCCGCTCGACCGCCAGCCCACGGACCTGGCCCGCCTGGCGGCGCTCGGCGCCGAAGGCGTCCTGGCGCTGTTCGCGGACAGCACCAACGTCGACCGCCCCGGGGTCACCGGGTCGGAGTCGGACGTCAAGGACGCGTTCGACGAGGTCTTCGCGACGACGACCGGCAAGCTGGTGGTGGCCTCCTTCGCGTCGAGCATCTACCGGATGCAGCTCGTGGTGGACCTCGCCGCGCAGTTCAACCGGCAGGTGGCGTTCGTGGGCCGCGGCATGTGCGAGAACTCCGAGATCGCGCAGCGGCTCGGCCACCTGTCGATTCCCACCGGCATGACGATCAAGGAGAGCGACGTCGGCAGCCTGCCGCCGGGTGACGTCGTGTGCCTGGTGACGGGCTCCCAGGGCGAGCCGCACGCGGCTCTCTCGCGCATCGCCATCGACGATCACCGGCACGTCTCGCTCGAACCCGACGACACGGTCGTCCTCTCCGCGCGGGCCATCCCCGGCAACGAGAAGGCGATCGGCCGGGTCGTGAATCACCTGGCGCGTCGCGGCGTCGAGGTCGTGACCGAGGACACGCGCCGCATCCACGTGTCGGGTCACGGCAGCGCGGAAGAACTGAAGCTCGTGCTGTCGCTGGTCCGGCCGCGGTACTTCGTGCCCGTCCACGGCGAATACCGCCAGCTGGCGCGGCACGCGAAGCTGGCGCGCGAGGTCACCGCCAGCTTCGGCCGGCCGGCCGAGGTCGTGCTGGCGGAAGACGGCCAGCGGCTGCGCTTCGACGCTGCCGGAGGCCGGCTGCTCGACGCCGTCCCGATCGGCCGCGTGCTCATCGACGGCACGCGCGCCGGTGAGGTGGACGGTGAGATGCTGCGCGACCGACGCCATCTGGCGGCCGACGGGCTCGTGGTGCCGGTGGTGGTCATGAGCCGGCACACCGGTGCCCGCGAGGGCGTGCCCGAGATCGTCGCCCGGGGGTTCGTGCCGGAGGCCGAGGCCGGCGACGTCCTCGCCGACGGCGGCGCCTTCATCGCCTCGGTGATCGACGGCTGCTCGGCCGGCGAACGATCGGACGAGGGCCTGCTGAAGGAACGGATTCGCGGCGAGTTCCGCCGCTTTCTCAAACGACGGACGGGCCGCCGCCCGATGGTGCTGCCCGTCGTGATGGAGATCTAG
- the rsmD gene encoding 16S rRNA (guanine(966)-N(2))-methyltransferase RsmD, protein MRIIAGTLKGRRLASPTWDGLRPTSDRLRETIFNVLGPSVVDARVLDVCAGTGAIAIEALSRGASRATCLESDARAVALIRANAAAVGLEKRCIIVRGQAPGGLTPAGLDGPYDLVVLDPPYDAPWIADAVAASAALVEGDGRIVLEHAARVTAPDVPGLVRERTRRAGDSALTTYRPGVNGERGDTEG, encoded by the coding sequence ATGCGCATCATCGCCGGCACGCTCAAGGGACGCCGTCTCGCATCGCCCACGTGGGACGGCCTCCGGCCCACGTCCGACCGGCTGCGCGAGACGATCTTCAACGTCCTCGGCCCGTCGGTCGTGGACGCCCGCGTCCTCGACGTGTGCGCGGGCACGGGGGCCATCGCCATCGAGGCGCTCAGCCGGGGCGCCAGCCGCGCCACGTGCCTCGAGAGCGACGCGCGGGCCGTGGCGCTCATCCGCGCCAACGCCGCGGCCGTCGGTCTCGAGAAACGCTGTATCATCGTCCGCGGACAGGCGCCGGGCGGCTTGACGCCGGCCGGTCTCGACGGGCCGTACGATCTGGTCGTGCTCGATCCGCCATACGACGCCCCGTGGATCGCCGACGCGGTGGCCGCCTCCGCCGCCCTGGTGGAGGGCGACGGCCGGATCGTACTGGAGCACGCCGCGCGCGTCACCGCGCCGGACGTGCCCGGGCTGGTGCGGGAGCGGACGCGGCGCGCGGGCGATTCGGCCCTGACCACCTACCGGCCCGGCGTGAACGGCGAGAGGGGAGACACCGAGGGATGA
- the lexA gene encoding transcriptional repressor LexA has product MQPLTKRQREILDFLNEFIQQHGYAPSLEEIGQRFGLSSLATVHKHMTNLESKGFIKRSWNRSRSVELLPGPSGGRTVDVPLLGYVAAGAPIEAVASNETIAVPESLLGNRRDTYVLRVRGNSMIDEQIRDGDWVVVEDRKTANNGEMVVALLKDADVTLKTFYRDNGRIRLQPANAEMQPIFADPNDVQIQGVVVGVMRRY; this is encoded by the coding sequence GTGCAACCGCTCACCAAGCGTCAGCGAGAGATTCTCGATTTCCTCAACGAGTTCATCCAGCAGCACGGGTACGCCCCGAGCCTGGAAGAGATCGGCCAGCGCTTCGGCCTGTCGTCGCTCGCCACCGTGCACAAGCACATGACCAACCTGGAGTCCAAGGGCTTCATCAAGCGCTCCTGGAACCGGAGCCGGTCGGTGGAGCTCCTGCCCGGTCCGAGCGGGGGACGCACGGTCGACGTGCCGCTGCTGGGGTACGTCGCCGCCGGTGCGCCCATCGAGGCGGTGGCCTCGAACGAGACCATCGCCGTGCCGGAGTCCCTCCTCGGCAACCGGCGCGACACCTACGTGCTGCGTGTCCGCGGCAACTCGATGATCGACGAGCAGATTCGCGACGGCGACTGGGTGGTGGTCGAGGACAGGAAGACCGCGAACAACGGCGAGATGGTCGTGGCCCTCCTGAAGGACGCCGACGTCACGCTCAAGACGTTCTACCGCGACAACGGCCGCATCCGCCTCCAGCCGGCCAACGCCGAGATGCAGCCGATCTTCGCGGATCCGAACGACGTGCAGATTCAGGGGGTCGTGGTCGGCGTGATGCGCCGGTACTGA
- a CDS encoding PfkB family carbohydrate kinase, producing MRIPLRLPAGRPRDVLSVGLNSIDLLAEIDGHPAPNTKADLHALTELPGGQAATAAVAMARLGLSVSYVGRVGDDAYGRKGLDSLTAEGVDVAGVTVVPGAMSQFAVILVDRTTGTRTVLIHRHPDLAMVPADIPLPAVAQAAVLHVDCHETAAVTAAAEEARRVGTRTVIDVERVRPGTDRLLRSIDVIIAAEAFPPEFTGRRATGEALERLQAETGAAVACVTLGEEGSLCRVGGREIRTPAFRVPVVDSTGAGDVFRAGFVAAWIHGGDGAEVEDALCWANAVAALKCRGLGARTTIPRLEEVRAFLARPV from the coding sequence GTGCGCATACCGTTGCGGCTGCCCGCCGGCCGCCCTCGAGACGTCCTGTCGGTCGGCCTGAACAGCATCGATCTCCTCGCCGAGATCGACGGGCACCCGGCCCCCAACACCAAGGCGGATCTCCACGCCCTGACCGAGCTGCCGGGGGGGCAGGCCGCCACCGCGGCCGTCGCCATGGCCCGCCTGGGCCTCTCGGTGAGCTACGTCGGCCGGGTGGGCGATGACGCCTACGGCCGCAAGGGCCTCGACAGCCTCACCGCGGAGGGCGTGGACGTCGCGGGGGTCACCGTCGTGCCCGGTGCGATGAGCCAGTTCGCCGTCATCCTCGTGGACCGCACGACCGGGACCCGCACCGTGCTCATCCACCGGCACCCCGACCTCGCCATGGTCCCGGCCGACATCCCGCTGCCAGCCGTCGCACAGGCGGCGGTGCTCCACGTGGACTGCCACGAGACGGCCGCCGTCACCGCTGCCGCCGAGGAGGCGCGGCGCGTGGGCACCCGCACCGTGATCGACGTCGAGCGCGTGCGCCCCGGCACCGACCGGCTGCTCCGCTCGATCGACGTCATCATCGCGGCCGAGGCGTTTCCCCCGGAGTTCACGGGCCGGCGCGCGACCGGCGAGGCGCTCGAGCGGCTGCAGGCCGAGACCGGCGCCGCCGTCGCGTGCGTGACGCTCGGGGAAGAGGGCAGCCTCTGCCGGGTCGGCGGACGGGAGATCCGGACGCCGGCGTTCCGCGTGCCTGTGGTGGACTCGACCGGCGCGGGCGACGTCTTCAGGGCAGGCTTCGTCGCCGCCTGGATCCACGGCGGGGATGGCGCCGAGGTGGAGGACGCGCTCTGCTGGGCGAACGCGGTCGCCGCCCTGAAGTGCCGGGGCCTGGGGGCCCGGACCACCATCCCGCGGCTCGAGGAGGTGCGCGCCTTCCTGGCGCGGCCCGTGTAA
- a CDS encoding pyridoxal phosphate-dependent aminotransferase translates to MTLAARMARVAPSPTLKVAAEADRLRRAGVDVVDFGAGEPDFPTPEHVCRAAHAAIDQGFTKYTPTAGTAELREAVCQRYLADHGVEVTPAEVIVTAGGKQALFNAAAALFEPGDEVITHSPYWPTIVDQIALFGATPVLARGSRERGFVVEADEILDRITPRTKAIILNSPGNPTGAVMREETVATIADRCAADGIWIIADLTYEKLIYEPVAHNLVKVLTDRHRERTVLCGSMSKAYAMTGWRCGWGIATPAFTAACNTVQGHTSTNVSSITQKAAVAALLGTQEPVTTMLNEYRTRRDATLALLTADPRIECLRPGGAFYLFPYVAELLAPCGVRSSAEFAEALLAEARVAVTAGEGFDAPGFVRISYATSMDRLREGVARLMAFVHDRERSRAVAAG, encoded by the coding sequence ATGACGCTCGCTGCCCGCATGGCCCGCGTGGCCCCCTCCCCGACCCTGAAGGTCGCCGCCGAAGCCGACCGCCTGCGCCGGGCCGGCGTGGACGTGGTGGACTTCGGAGCCGGCGAACCCGATTTCCCGACGCCCGAGCACGTGTGCCGCGCCGCGCACGCCGCGATCGACCAGGGCTTCACCAAATACACGCCGACGGCGGGGACCGCCGAGCTCAGGGAGGCCGTGTGCCAGCGCTACCTGGCCGACCACGGCGTGGAGGTCACGCCGGCCGAGGTGATCGTCACGGCCGGCGGCAAGCAGGCGCTCTTCAACGCCGCCGCCGCCCTCTTCGAGCCGGGCGACGAGGTGATCACGCACTCGCCGTACTGGCCCACCATCGTCGACCAGATCGCGCTCTTCGGCGCCACGCCGGTCCTGGCGCGCGGCAGCCGGGAACGGGGCTTCGTGGTCGAGGCCGACGAGATCCTCGACCGCATCACCCCGCGCACCAAGGCCATCATCCTGAACTCGCCGGGGAATCCCACCGGGGCGGTCATGCGCGAGGAGACCGTGGCCACTATCGCCGACCGGTGCGCGGCCGACGGCATCTGGATCATCGCGGACCTCACCTACGAAAAACTCATCTACGAGCCCGTCGCCCACAACCTCGTCAAGGTGCTCACCGACCGGCACCGGGAACGGACCGTCCTCTGCGGCTCGATGTCGAAGGCCTACGCCATGACGGGCTGGCGCTGCGGCTGGGGCATCGCCACGCCGGCGTTCACCGCCGCCTGCAACACGGTGCAGGGCCACACGTCCACGAACGTGTCGTCGATCACGCAGAAGGCCGCCGTGGCCGCGCTCCTCGGCACGCAGGAGCCCGTCACCACGATGCTCAACGAGTACCGGACGCGCCGCGACGCCACGCTGGCGCTCCTCACGGCGGATCCCCGCATCGAGTGCCTCCGCCCTGGCGGCGCGTTCTATCTCTTCCCGTACGTGGCCGAGCTCCTGGCGCCTTGCGGGGTGCGGTCGAGCGCCGAGTTCGCCGAGGCGCTCCTGGCCGAGGCGCGGGTCGCCGTCACGGCCGGCGAGGGGTTCGATGCCCCGGGATTCGTCCGCATCTCGTACGCGACGTCGATGGACCGCCTCCGGGAAGGGGTGGCGCGCCTGATGGCCTTCGTCCACGACCGCGAGCGCAGCCGGGCCGTGGCCGCGGGCTGA
- a CDS encoding sigma-70 family RNA polymerase sigma factor, protein MPDAPCSTWPLGAAPIPMNADAEARDEERRLVAAAAAGDRVAFDALVTRHRRAVYQVCYRFVHDHEDAADLTQETFVRAWRALDRFRGDARVATWLYRIAVNVSLNKKAAPGPTIETRDFECDVDPQAIGPSDAMLQDERRAAVRRAVRSLPPRQRAALVLRTYHDLSHKEVAAIVGTSVGAVKANVFHALANLRKRLEPLG, encoded by the coding sequence ATGCCCGACGCGCCCTGCAGCACCTGGCCCCTCGGGGCCGCCCCGATCCCGATGAACGCCGACGCCGAGGCCCGCGACGAGGAGCGCCGTCTCGTGGCCGCGGCTGCCGCCGGGGACCGCGTCGCGTTCGACGCGCTCGTCACCCGCCACCGCCGCGCGGTCTACCAGGTCTGCTACCGGTTCGTGCACGACCACGAGGACGCCGCCGACCTGACGCAGGAGACCTTCGTCCGCGCGTGGCGGGCCCTCGATCGATTCCGCGGGGACGCCCGGGTGGCGACGTGGCTCTACCGGATTGCCGTGAACGTGAGCCTCAACAAGAAGGCGGCCCCGGGCCCGACCATCGAGACCCGCGACTTCGAGTGCGACGTGGATCCGCAGGCGATCGGGCCGTCCGACGCGATGCTCCAGGACGAGCGGCGGGCCGCCGTCCGCCGCGCAGTCCGGTCGCTCCCGCCGCGGCAGCGGGCCGCGCTCGTCCTGCGCACCTATCACGACCTCTCGCACAAGGAGGTCGCCGCGATCGTCGGCACTAGCGTCGGCGCGGTGAAGGCCAACGTCTTCCACGCGCTGGCGAACCTGCGCAAGCGCCTGGAGCCACTCGGATGA
- the rsmA gene encoding 16S rRNA (adenine(1518)-N(6)/adenine(1519)-N(6))-dimethyltransferase RsmA, translating to MIRARKRFGQHFLEPVWRARVAEACAIGPEDDIVEIGPGTGALTEFLVAHAHRVLAIEVDRDLGAALAARNLAALRVHVGDVLHRGIDGVLDAWLGSEPTRRFRVAGNLPYNITSPILALLARWASARPGLVDATVMVQAEVADRLTAVPSTSDYGVLTLTTALRADVRRLLDLPPGAFRPRPKVASALVRLSYRPPPPGVVHPALISRLVRAAFMQRRKTLANALKPLAAADGLDPAAAIAAAGLDGRRRPETLQLLEFSALADRWAASATVHPVL from the coding sequence ATGATCCGGGCGCGGAAGCGCTTCGGCCAGCACTTTCTCGAGCCTGTGTGGCGCGCCCGGGTGGCCGAGGCGTGCGCGATCGGCCCCGAGGACGACATCGTCGAGATCGGGCCGGGGACGGGCGCGCTCACGGAGTTCCTCGTCGCGCACGCGCACCGCGTGCTCGCCATCGAGGTGGACCGGGATCTCGGTGCGGCGCTCGCCGCGCGGAACCTGGCGGCACTGAGGGTCCATGTCGGTGACGTGCTGCACCGCGGGATCGACGGCGTGCTCGACGCCTGGCTGGGGTCCGAGCCGACGCGGCGCTTCAGGGTCGCCGGCAACCTGCCCTACAACATCACGTCGCCGATCCTGGCCCTGCTCGCCCGCTGGGCCTCGGCGCGCCCGGGGCTCGTGGACGCCACCGTCATGGTCCAGGCCGAGGTCGCCGATCGGCTGACTGCGGTGCCCTCGACGTCCGACTACGGCGTCCTCACGCTGACGACGGCCCTGCGGGCCGATGTGCGCCGGTTGCTCGACCTGCCCCCGGGCGCCTTCCGGCCGCGGCCCAAGGTGGCCTCGGCCCTCGTGCGGTTGAGCTACCGGCCCCCGCCGCCTGGCGTCGTCCATCCGGCCCTGATCAGCCGTCTCGTGCGCGCCGCCTTCATGCAGCGCCGGAAGACACTGGCCAACGCGCTGAAGCCGCTGGCGGCGGCCGACGGCCTGGACCCGGCCGCGGCGATCGCGGCCGCCGGGCTCGATGGTCGGCGCCGCCCCGAGACCCTGCAGCTGCTTGAGTTCTCGGCACTTGCGGACCGCTGGGCGGCGTCGGCGACCGTGCACCCTGTGCTATAG